CACCAAAGCATATTATTAAATTTTTATCTCCAAATACTGAACAATTCTCCGTATCTTCTAAAAATACATTTTCACTTATATTATTACCACCATCATAGCTTCTAAGAAATTTTGATAGAGATGAAAAGTTTCCTAAATCATCCCAATCAAAATTAGCTTTCACAACATATGCTTTACGAGTTTTTTGCATTATTCCAAAATCTACAGATATACCTTCTATCATTTTATATTTTTCATTTATAGTTTCTTCTTCCTTATTTGTACCTATATCCTCATATATCTCCATCATAGCTTTATACATTTTAGGTAAATACTTATTCATTTCCCTAAGATAGGTATCTGCTCTCCATACAAACATGCCACTATTAAAAAGATAATTTCCTTTACTTAAAAGATCTTTTGCTACTTCTATATTAGGCTTCTCAAGAAAACGTTCTACTTTATATATTGATTCATAATTAGTTATTTTATCACCCATTTGAATATATCCATACCCTGTTTCCGGTCTATTAGGCACTATGCCCATTGTTACAAGACATCTTTTTCTTTCTACCACTTCAATTCCTTGTCTTAGGGTATCTATAAATTCCTTCTCATTTTCAATATAATGATCTGAAGGAAGAACTATCATAGTCGCATCACTATCTTTTTTTAAAAGCTTAACTGCCGAAAGTCCTATGCATGTGGCAGTCTCCTTGTTTTCAGGCTCTGTAAATATATTACTGCGGCTTATTTCAGGAAGCTCTTCTTGTATTTTTTTTATATATCTTTCATTGGTCACAACATATATATTATCTTTATCAACTAAATTCTTAATTCTATCTACGGTATTTCTTAAAAAGCTTTTATTATGAATAAACTTGATAAATTGCTTAGGTCTTTCCTTCCTTGAAAGTGGATACAATCTTGTTCCCTTGCCTCCTGCAAGTACAAGTGCATATAACAAAAAAAACACCACATTTACTTATTGCTTATCATTTTATAATATGATACGCAATTGTATGTGGTGATTAACATTTTACAGCGTATTGCTACTTTAATAACCAATCCATTCTTCTGGACAATTCATTTCTCTTTGCAACTCTTCGAAAAACACCTTCAAATGGTATCCATCCACTGTCGCATGATTAACTGTTATAGATAATGGCATAGTAATTATTCCTTCTCTTTCGGTAAATTTACCAGCTTCAACAATTGGAGAATAATAGTGTTTTGCATTTTCAACATGCATTGAGAAACTATTAAAAGTAAACCATGGGATACATGAAATTATATAATTATTCATTGGTGGTGCTCCCTTCGAGGTTAAGATTCCATGATCATTTTTATATTTTTCAAAATCCAACATATACCTTTCATAAAAAACTTTAAAATTCTCATCATACTCTGTCCAAAGAAAGGTCATGGTTTTATCATCTTCATGAAATATTGGATAAAAGGGTGTTCTACAATCCCAATATCCCAATACTCCATTTTGAATCCCCATGAGAAATTCTTTCTGTTTTCCTATAATTTTAGTTATTAAATAAAGGTATGCAGGATAGAATTTTAATTTTTTACTTTTTAAGTTCCTCATAAGTATTGTTATATCCATTGTTACATTAGTGGCATAGGTCACAGGTGATGTGTGTTCTGTAAAATAAATATATGACTCTCTCCTCGGCCATTTTTCCATATCAACAATATTAAAATCTGTATTCATACTAATTAATCTCCTTTTATGCTTATGCTAATTTAGTTTTTAAAAATTCATTCATATAATTTTTTCACATCTTCTATGCCTTCCAATATCTCCCTCTTTGAAAAGTTACATTCTTCAAGCTCTTTATCTGTCCAACTACTCAACTCTCTATAAAATGCTAATGCCCTTTCCAAATTATCTGCCGATTTACATTCCTCAATTTCTCTAAATATCATATCTTCAGCTTCATTGATTTTCTTTTCTTTTACATATTTACTTATCATAATTGATAAAAGCTCTCCTTCAGAAATAGTTATATTATTTTTCTCTTTCGGTGCTAAAGAATCCATAACATTTTTTCCTGAAAGAATACTAACTGTAAGTTGCGTACATGACTTTATCAATCTTAAAATATAATCTTTTTCATCCATTTTAATACCTCATTATTACCAAATATAACTATATAATAAACTTTTAAGGATGCATTTTCAACATTTTACTTTATATGTAGCATGATTTTAAACTTACACAATAAAAAATTGCTAGGACTAAGTGCCCTAGCAATTTTTTAGTTTATACCTATTTTACAGATACATTATTATTACCTTTTATATAAAATCTCCATAAATAATCCTTGGCTTCTTCTGCGTAGTCTATTCCAACTCTTTTAGCCTCTACTATCTCAAAGTCTTCGTTTTCTGCGTCTTCAATATAAAGCTCATTTCCCAGCAAATCCATTAAGTTTTGTGCGCGCGCTATATCCATTGCACTGCAGAGCTTCGAAGGACCATTAGTTAGATTTTTAAGCTGATACTTTGAAAGCTCATTAAGTGGCTTTTTAAATCTTCTTTCGCTCATAACTTCTATTCCTTCTACTGGCTCTATAGCCCTTATTAAAACTCCTTCTGGTATTCCTTCCTGCATTGCGACCACATTCATACAGTAATATAGACCATATATAAAATATACATAGGCATGCCCTGCTTCACCGTATAGAGCTTCAAGTCTAGCTGTTTTCCTACCCCCATAGGCATGAGCTCCCTTATCTTTGATTCCCCTATAGGCTTCTACTTCAACTATTTTTCCAGAAGTTTTTATTCCATCTACTTCATGTACTAATACCTTTCCTAAAAGTTCTTTTGCCAGAACTATTGTATCTCTACTATAAAATTCACGAGAAAATTTCAAATATATCACCTACTTTTTAATGCATTACTAATTCTATCTAAAGCTTCTTTTAAGGTACTTCTACTGCATGCTATATTTACTCTCTCAAACCCATTTCCTTCTTCTCCAAATATATATCCCTCATCAAGCCAAACCTTAGCCTTATTAAGCATAAAACTCTTAAGCTGTTTAACTGACATATTTAACTTTCTAAAATCAAGCCATACAAGATATGTTCCCTCTGGTCTTATTAATTCTACTTCCGGAATATTTAAATTTATATATTCCTCCATAAATTTAAGATTACTCTTTAAATAATCCATAAGCTCCTCTAACCAAGCTTCACTTTCATTATAAGCAGCTATAGATGCCTCCATCCCAAAAACATTAGGCCATACTGCTGTACTTCTTTCCATTGCTTTTATAACTTTTTTTCTTATATCTTTATCTGGTATTATAAGACTCGATACCTGAAGTCCTGCAAGATTAAAAGTCTTACTTGGAGATATACACATTATTGAATTATTTTTAAATTCATCATCTACATCTAAAAATGGAGTATGCTTATTAGGCTTATATACAAGATCCGAATGAATTTCATCTGATATTACTACAACATTGTTTTCTCTACATAATTCTCCTACAGCTTTAAGCTCTTTTTCTGTCCATACTCTTCCTGTAGGATTATGAGGACTACATAAAATCATTACTTTAACTCTTTCATCTTTAAGCTTTTCTTTTAAATCATCAAAATCCATTTCATATTTCCCATTTTTAAGTTTAAGTGGGTTTTTTAAAATACTACATTCATTATTAGTAATTGCACTATAGAAGGGATAATATACTGGTGTTTGAACTATAACTTTATCATTAGGTTCTGTAAGCGCATTTATCATAACATTTATTCCAGGAACAATACCTCC
The Clostridium felsineum DSM 794 DNA segment above includes these coding regions:
- a CDS encoding CatA-like O-acetyltransferase, translating into MNTDFNIVDMEKWPRRESYIYFTEHTSPVTYATNVTMDITILMRNLKSKKLKFYPAYLYLITKIIGKQKEFLMGIQNGVLGYWDCRTPFYPIFHEDDKTMTFLWTEYDENFKVFYERYMLDFEKYKNDHGILTSKGAPPMNNYIISCIPWFTFNSFSMHVENAKHYYSPIVEAGKFTEREGIITMPLSITVNHATVDGYHLKVFFEELQREMNCPEEWIGY
- a CDS encoding DNA-3-methyladenine glycosylase — translated: MKFSREFYSRDTIVLAKELLGKVLVHEVDGIKTSGKIVEVEAYRGIKDKGAHAYGGRKTARLEALYGEAGHAYVYFIYGLYYCMNVVAMQEGIPEGVLIRAIEPVEGIEVMSERRFKKPLNELSKYQLKNLTNGPSKLCSAMDIARAQNLMDLLGNELYIEDAENEDFEIVEAKRVGIDYAEEAKDYLWRFYIKGNNNVSVK
- a CDS encoding mannose-1-phosphate guanylyltransferase; protein product: MLYALVLAGGKGTRLYPLSRKERPKQFIKFIHNKSFLRNTVDRIKNLVDKDNIYVVTNERYIKKIQEELPEISRSNIFTEPENKETATCIGLSAVKLLKKDSDATMIVLPSDHYIENEKEFIDTLRQGIEVVERKRCLVTMGIVPNRPETGYGYIQMGDKITNYESIYKVERFLEKPNIEVAKDLLSKGNYLFNSGMFVWRADTYLREMNKYLPKMYKAMMEIYEDIGTNKEEETINEKYKMIEGISVDFGIMQKTRKAYVVKANFDWDDLGNFSSLSKFLRSYDGGNNISENVFLEDTENCSVFGDKNLIICFGVKDLIVVDAGNVVLIMDKNRDQELKHLVEELKNKKDVEDYL
- a CDS encoding MalY/PatB family protein, with the protein product MYNFDKLVERRNTACAKWDERQDVLPLWVADMDFEVAPEISKAIRKRAEHAVYGYVKTSDEYYNSIINWVKRRHGLDIKKEWIVFSGGIVPGINVMINALTEPNDKVIVQTPVYYPFYSAITNNECSILKNPLKLKNGKYEMDFDDLKEKLKDERVKVMILCSPHNPTGRVWTEKELKAVGELCRENNVVVISDEIHSDLVYKPNKHTPFLDVDDEFKNNSIMCISPSKTFNLAGLQVSSLIIPDKDIRKKVIKAMERSTAVWPNVFGMEASIAAYNESEAWLEELMDYLKSNLKFMEEYINLNIPEVELIRPEGTYLVWLDFRKLNMSVKQLKSFMLNKAKVWLDEGYIFGEEGNGFERVNIACSRSTLKEALDRISNALKSR
- a CDS encoding DUF6483 family protein; the encoded protein is MDEKDYILRLIKSCTQLTVSILSGKNVMDSLAPKEKNNITISEGELLSIMISKYVKEKKINEAEDMIFREIEECKSADNLERALAFYRELSSWTDKELEECNFSKREILEGIEDVKKLYE